The following nucleotide sequence is from Solidesulfovibrio carbinolicus.
AACAGCCTGAGTCCGGCGGAAAATCACGTAAAACTGCCGATCTTACCCTCGAAAAAGACCAGAAAGACGGAATTCAGGGACCTCAAAGAATTGTGCAGTGGCCTCAAAGGAGACGAAAATCAGGCCGCGCACGACAACAGCTCCTGAAAAGCAGCACCTGGCCGAACCTCGCCTGACCTGTTTTGGGGGGGTAAATGGGGGGTAAAAGGGAGGGGGTAAACAAAGAGCACCCGCCCAAAAGACGAGTGCTCGGAGAATAAAAGCTATAAAATCAGTTTGGTGCGAGAGGGGGGGCTCGAACCCCCATAGCCTAAGCCGCCAGATCCTAAGTCTGGTGCGTCTCCCAGTTCCGCCACTCTCGCACATGTGCCCGCGCGGGGCGTTTTTCCTTACGCGAAAGATCGCCTCAAGACAATCGTCCAGGCGTCATGAACAGAAAATTCCGTCTCGATGGATGGTTACGACGCTTTCTGGGCCGATGGCGGCAAACAACGCTCGTAGGGGGCCAGATGGTTGACCGGCCCGTCGCCGTCGCCCAAGTCCCAGGCCGTCTCCAAGGCCAGGTGCAAATAGTCCCGGGCCGCCTCCACCGCCTCAGGCAAGGCCTTGCCCAGGGCCAGATGGCCGGCGATGGCCGCCGAAAGCGTGCAGCCCGTGCCGTGGGTGTTGCGGGTGGCGACAAAGGGCCGCGACAACACCCATTCCCGGCCGTCGGCCAGAACCAGACGGTCCGTCACCAGGCTGTCCGAGGTCTGTCCGATCTCGAAATGGCCGCCCTTGAGCAGCACCGCCTTGGCCCCCCGGGCCAGAAGACGCCGGATGACCTCGTCGGCGTCGGCCTTGCCGCCGATGGGCAGGCCGGCCAGCAGTTCGGCCTCCAGGCGGTTGGGCGTCAGCAGATCGGCCAGGGGCAACATGCGGGTCAAAATAGCTTCCACGGCCTCGGGCATGAGTAACCGCGCCCCGGATTGGGCCACGCAGACCGGATCGACCACCAAAGGAAAATCCTTGTCGGCCAACCCTTCGGCCACGGCCGCGATAATGGCCTCGGAAAAGAGCATTCCGGTCTTGGCCGCCCGAATGGGAAAATCGGCCCGCACGGCCCGCAGTTGCTCGGCCACAAATCCCGGCGTCGGCGCTTCGATGGCCGAAACGGCGCACGTGTTCTGGGCGGTCAGGGCGGTGATGACGGACAGGCCGTAACAACCCTGCATCATGAAGGTCTTGAGGTCGGCCTGGATGCCGGCTCCGCCGCCGGAGTCGGAACCGGCGATGGTCAGCGCGCAGGGATGGGCCATATCGCCTCCTTGGCTTACTCGCTATTTCCCGGCCTCGGGCACAGCGTCCAGCGCTTCGTCGCTCTCCCGGATCTTGCTGAGCTTCAGCCCGCTTTTGGCCAGCACAAGCAGACCGGCCACAGTGACCGGAATGTACTGCACCATGTGGAGCACCAATCCGGTGGCCAGACCTTGGGCTCGGTCCACGCCGAAAAGGCCCAGGGAAAAAACCACCGCCGCCTCGAAAACGCCCAGCGCTCCGGGCGAGGACGGCATGGCCATGCCAAGGGACGAAATGACGAACACCGCCGCCGCCTGCCCAACGGTCAAGGGCAAGTCGGCCACCCATAAAAGCACCAAAAAGGTGGAACCGGCGTAGAGAACCCAGCAGACCAGGGTATAAAGCCCCAGCACGGTCATGAAGCTGGGGGTCACGCCATGCAGCACCTGAAGCTTAAGCTCGGCCAAGAACTCGGCCAACCGGTTGGACGGCATTTTTTCAATGATCCGGCCGACAAAATCCGGATACTGGCGCACCACCCAGAGTCCGACCCAGATGCCGCCCACGGCCGCGGCCAGGGGCACGAAAGCCATCTTGAGGTTGAAGTGGAAGGCAACGACCAAGCCCATGGCCAGGATGGCGTTTAAATCGAAAAAGCGCTCCCAAAAGACCATGGTGATGCTGCGCGAGAGCGAAAACCGGCATTCCCGGCGCAGGTAAAAGGCCTTGGCCAATTCGCCGAGCTTGGCCGGCACGATGTTGTTGACGGCCATGGACATGAGAAAGGCTTTGAAACACACCCAGTTGCCGGCGCAAAAGCCCGACAGAAAATTGAGGCGAAAGGCCATGACGCCGTAGCCCACAAAGGAAAAGAGCACCGTCCAGAACAGAGCAACGTCGTCAAAACGGACTATGGCGTCCCAGATTTCCGAAAAATTGAGTCCCCAGAAGGCGTAGACCAGACAACCTCCCACCAGGGCCAGGCGCACAATCAAGCTGGCGGCTTTCTTTACAAGCATCGCGGGCCATTCCTCCATGGAGCCGGGGCCGTCCCGGCGTTTGGGCGATCAGACATTGAAAAGCTCTCGCAGGCGGTAATTGAGGTGCGTGTAGCGCCGCTCGCCGCCGGCGTTTTTGAGGCCCAGGGTCAGGGCCCGGCGGCTGCCCACGAGCACGGCCAGTTTCCTGGCCCGGGTCAGCGCGGTGTAGATCAGGTTGCGGCGCAACATCACGTAATGCTGGGTCAAAAACGGGGCCACCACGGCCGGATATTCACTGCCCTGGGATTTGTGGATGCTCACGGCGTAGGCCGGAGCCAGCTCGTCCAGCTCAGTGCGGTCATAGGGGACGTCGCGTCCGTCGAAGGTGACGACGAGCGAACCCTCTTCGGGATCGGCGGCCGTGACGTGTCCCAGGTCGCCGTTGAAGACGTCCTTTTCGTAATTATTTTTCGTCTGCAACACCCGGTCGCCCAGGCGAAACATCGCGTTGCCCCGAATGACCGTCGGCCCCGAGGGATTAAGCCGTGCCCGCAGCGCCTCATTGAGCGCCTGGGTGCCGGCCTCGCCCTTGTGCATGGGCGAGAGCACCTGGACGTCGCGCATGGGATCAAGGCCATAGACCTGGGGGATGCGCTCGGCCACAAGCGTAGCGATCAGATCGCGCACGGCGGCCGGATCGTCCTGCTCGACCCAAAAAAAATCGGCCTCGGGCGGCTTTTTCTCGGCCGCCTGGGGAAACTGGCCGTTGTTGACCCGGTGGGCGTTGACCACGATCATGCTTTCCCGGGCCTGGCGAAAAATGTGCGTCAGCCGCGCGCTGCCCACGGACTGGCTGCCCAGCACGTCCTCCAGGACGTTGCCCGCCCCCACCGACGGCAACTGGTCGGCGTCGCCGACGAGGATAAGCCGCGAGGTAAACGGCAAGGCCCGCAGCATGTGCCCGCAAAGCCTGGCGTCGAGCATGCTGACCTCGTCGACCAAAAGCGCGTCGGCCTTGAGCTTGTTGTCCTCGCACACGGCAAACGAGCCGTCGGGCGTGGACTGGAGCAGCCGGTGAAGCGTGGCGGCCGGGTGGCCGGTCGCTTCGGAAAGCCGTTTGGCCGCCCGGCCCGTGGGCGCGGCAAGTTTGACTTTTAACGACAGCTTGTCAAGGGCGGCCACCACCATGCGGGTGATGGTGGTCTTGCCGGTGCCGGGTCCGCCGGTGATGACGAAGACCTTGTTGTCGCAGGCGTCGATGACGGCTTGCCGTTGTTCGGGGGAAAGCTGGATGCGGGCCTCGGACTCCAGGGCCGGCAGGAGCTTTTCCACCTTGCCGCGCAGCTGGGCGCCGGGATGCCCGGCCAGATCGTGGATGCGCCGGGCGATTTCGGTCTCCAAGGCGTAGAAATGACGCAGATAGACGGCGGCCTCGATGCCCTGCTCGGGCAGGGGCTCGACCTTGACGCGCTTGAGTTCCTCCAGCCCGCCAAGGCCCTCCTCCAGGCGCTCGGAAGCCACGTCGCCGACCAGGGCGGCGGTTTTCTCGAACAGCACGTCCTTGGGCGCAAACAGATGTCCCTGCTCGCCCATGGAAAACAGCACGTAGGCCAGGGCGGCCTGGACGCGTTCGGGGCTGTCCGGGGCAAACCCCAGGCGCAGGGCCATGGCGTCGGCGGTCTTGAAAGCGATGCCGCGAATTTCATAGGCCAGTTCGTAGGGATTGGCCCGGATGCGGGCCTCGGCGGCGTTGCCGTAAAGCCGCTGGATCTTGGCGGCGTGGGTGGTGGCGATCTCGTGGGTCTGGAGAAAAAGCATCAGCGAGCGGATCTCGTTTTGGGCGTCCCAGGAGGCCTTGATCTCGGCCAGCTTTTTCTTGCCCACGCCTTCCACGGAAAGCAGCTTGTCCGGCTCTTTGTCCAGGATGTCGAGGACCTTCTCGCCAAAGGCGTCCACCAGGCGCGAGGCCAAAATGCCGCCCACGCCCTTGATCTGGCCCGAGGCCAGGTAGCGGCGGATGCCGTTTAAGGTAGCCGGCATCTCGCGCACGGCGGTGGTCACCTGGAACTGGCGGCCATACTTGGGATGGGTGGCGAATTCGCCAGTGACCCGCAAGAGTTCCCCGGGCGTGACCTTTTGCATGCGCCCGACAATGGAAAACGGTCCCGGTTCGGCCTTGGAGCCGACCCGGGCGATGAGGTAGCCGTTTTCCTCGTTGAAAAAGGTGACGGTCTCGATTTCGACCGTAAGCTCGACTGCCATGGCGTTTGCGGCGGCGTCCGAGGTTTAGAGGTCCTGCCGGTAACGCAGGGACTGGGACAGGGTTTCCTTGTCCACGTACTTGACCTCGGCTCCAAGGGGGATGCCCTGGGCCAGCCGCGTCAGGCGCACGGCCGGAAACTCCCGCTCCAGCAAATTTTTGATGTGGGAAGCGGTGGTTTCGGCGGCCAGGGTTGCACCAAGAGCCAGGATGCATTCCGTGACCGCGCCCTCGGCCAGCTTGGCCCGCAGCACGTCCAGGCGCAGTTGACCGGGCGACACGCCTTCGAGCGGATCCAGCAGACCGCCCAGGACCAGATAGCGGCCGGCGTAGAGGCCGGTCTCTTCCATCTGCATGATGGCGTCCCACTGGGCCACGAGACAGAGCTGTTCGCCGTTTCGGGTCGGATCGGCGCACACCGGGCACACCGGCGTCTCGGACAGCGAGGCGCAGTGAACGCACAGGCACAGCCGTTCGCGCAGGCGCAGGATGGCCTCGCCCAGGCCGTCGGCCCGGGGGCGCGGCCATTCGAGCAGCGTCATGGCCACCTTAAGCGCCGACTTGGGGCCAAGGCCGGGCAATTTGGCCAGCTGGTCCACCAGTTCGGCCAGGGGAACGGGCAAGGTCGTCTGGGATGCCATGTTCGGGATTCCGCCTAGGGGCGCGGGCGGCGGGACAAGGCATCGCCCCTTCCCGCCGCCTGTCGGTTAGAACAGGCCGGGAACCTTGATGCCGCCGGTGATCTGCCCCATTTCGGCTTCCATCATGGCCTTGGCCTTCTTGATGCCGTCGTTGACGGCGGACAGGACCAGGTCCTGGAGCATTTCCACGTCATTGGGGTCCACGGCCGTCTTGTCGATGGTCAGGGACTTCAGTTCGTTGGAACCGGACACCACGGCCACGACCATGCCGCCGCCGGCCGTGCCTTCCACGGTGCGCTCCTGCAGGTCTTCCTGGAGCTTGGCCATCTTTTTCTGCATGACCTGGGCTTGGCGCACCAGTTCGTTCATTCCTTTCATGGGCTACCTCCTCTAGCGGGGCTTTCGTTCGATGATTTCGGCGTCAAAGGCCGTGACGGCCTGGCGCACTTCCGGGTGGTTGTCGACGTAGTCCCGCAGGTCATGGGGCGACATGCGGTCGCTGGCCGCCTCGCCCTCGGTCAGACGCACGGTCACGCCGGGGCCGAAATAGGCTTCGGCGGCTTCGGTGAGCTGGCGCAGCTTGTCGGGATGGGCCAGACGGCCGCGGTGAAAGGCGTTGGCGCAGCTGATGACCAGTTCGCCCGGGGCCGGATCGGGCGAAAACGCGCCCTGGGCGTGCTTGAGGGCCACCATGTCGCTGCCCCGGCCGGCCTGGCGCAAAAAACCGTCCCAGGTGCGAGGACCGGCCGGCGCGGCCTGGGGCGGGCGCGGCGCGGCCCCGTGGTCGGTCGGACCGGGGGCCTGCCCTGGAGCGGCAAAAGATGGGGCCTGGACCGCTCCTGACGGGGAATAGCCGGCGGCGGCCGGTACGGCGGTCGGAGCCTGGGCCGAGGGAGCCGAGCCGTTGGCCGGACCGGAGGCGGCATAGGCCGTGGGCGCTTCAGGCCGGGATGTCGGCGGCGCGGCCTGGGGCGGATAACCCCGAGGCGCGGCGGACTGGGTGGGCGGCGCGTCACCGGGACCGGCGGCCGGCCGGCCGTAACCGCCCTGATCCCGACCAGAGCCGATCTCGGGCTGGCCGTAGGGCGTGACCTGGTCGGCCAGGGGCTGAGGCCGGTAGCCGCCGGAGCGCGGCCCCTGGGGCTGGCGCGGGGCCGATCCGCCGCCCTGCCCGCCGGGGCGACCGGACGGGACGCCCGAGCCGCCCGAACCACCGGGACCAGAGGCCGCCGGCGCGGCGCAGGAAGCGAGATTTTGCAGCGGCAGCAGGCGCGGCAGATAGGCCATGTTGAGCAGCAGCAGCTCCAAAGCCAAGGCCGGCTCCAGGCTCGTCTGCACCCGACGCTGGCCTTCCAGGGTCATCTGCCAGCAGGCATGGATGTGGGCGGCCTCGATGCGCCCGGACCAGACCAGCCATTCGCCGGCCTCCTCGGCCGGTAGGTCGACCACGGGCAAGGCCCGCTCGCCGGCTTGGCGCAGGAGAAAGAGGTTGCGCCACATGGAAGCCAGCTCGCGCAGGAAAAAACCGATGTCCAGGCCCTTGTCCAGAACCTGGCGCAAAAGCTCCACCACCACCGGCCCATCCTCGGCCCGGATGGCTTCGATGAGCCCGAAAAACACTTCCTGGCCGGCCAGCCCAAGGACGCCACGGGCGTCGGCTTCGGTGAGTTCGGCCCCGCCCAGGGCCAAAACCTGGGCCAGGAGCGACATGGAATCGCGCACGCTGCCGGCCCCGCGCCGGGCAATGAGGCTCACGGCCTTGGCCTCGTAGGGCACGGCCTCGCGCGTGAGCACGCTGGACAGGTGGGCTTCCAACTCGCTCTGGGCCAGGCGCTTGAACAGATAGTGCTGGCAACGGCTGATGATGGTGGCCGGAAACTTGTGGGGCTCGGTGGTGGCCAGGATGAAGGTGACGCGTCCGGGCGGCTCTTCCAGGGTTTTGAGCAGCGCGTTGAAAGCCGCCGTGGTCAGCATGTGGGCTTCGTCGATGATGAAGACCTTGTAGCGGCTGTTAAGCGGCGCGTAGCCCACGTCTTCCTTCAGGCGCCGGGCGTCGTCAACCTTGCCGTGGGTGGCGGCGTCGATCTCGATGACGTCGGGCGAGACCCCGGCCGTGATCTGACGGCATTGGGAGCAGACGTTGCAGGGTTCGCCCGTGGGCGCGGTCTCGCAGTTAAGCGCCTTGGCCAGCACCCGGGCCAGGGTGGTCTTGCCCACGCCGCGTGTGCCGCTGAAAAGATAGGCCGGCGCGATGCGGTCCTCGGCCGCGGCCCGGGACAGGATGCGCTTGACGGCGTCCTGCCCGGCCACGTCGGCGAAACGCTGGGGCCGGTATTTGGCGGTAAGGCTTATTGTGCTCATCGAGGCGGTCCGGGCGGCTGCACTACGGTCGCAGCCGCCCGGTAACGGTTACAGGCTGTAACGGCGCAGCCAGTTGGCGTAGGCCGGGGTTTCGCCCTTGACCACCTTGAAGAAGGCGGCCTGCAGGGCCTTGGCCACCGGTCCGGCATGGCCTTCGCCGATGACCCGGCGGTCGAGTTCGCGGATGGGGGTCAGCTCGGCGGCGGTACCGGAGAAAAAGGCCTCGTCGGCCATGTAGACTTCGTCGCGGGTGAAAAGCTGCTCCACCACCTCATAGCCGAGTTCCTTGGCCAGGGTGATGAGGCTGTCCCGGGTGATGCCGGCCAGGATGGAGGTCAAGGGCGGGGTCTTGATGACGCCTTTCTTGACGATGAAGACGTTTTCGCCTGAACCTTCGGCCACGTAGCCGGTGGGATCAAGCAGCAGGGCCTCGTCGTAGCCGTCGGCCAGGGCTTCGGTCTTGGCCAGCACGGAGTTGACGTAGTTGCCGGCCACCTTGGCCTTGGTCATCATGACGTTAACGTGATGGCGAGTGTAGCTCGACGTGCAGATACGGATGCCGCGCTCCAGGGCCTCGGCGCCGAGATAGGCGCCCCAGGGCCACACGGCGATGGCCACGCGCACCGGGTTGGGGCCGGGGTTGACGCCCATGGCCTCGCCGGAGCCGATGAAAATCAGCGGCCGGATGTAGCCGGCGGTCATTTTATTGGCCCTAAGCGTCTCGACGCAGGCCTCGGCCAGCTGTTCGTGGCTGAAGGGCACCTTCATGCCCATGACCTTGGCCGAGCCGAGCAGACGCTCGATATGCTCGTTCAGGCGAAAAACGGCCGACGAGCCGTCAGTGCATTCGTAGGCCCGGATGCCCTCGAACACGCCCA
It contains:
- the thiD gene encoding bifunctional hydroxymethylpyrimidine kinase/phosphomethylpyrimidine kinase, coding for MAHPCALTIAGSDSGGGAGIQADLKTFMMQGCYGLSVITALTAQNTCAVSAIEAPTPGFVAEQLRAVRADFPIRAAKTGMLFSEAIIAAVAEGLADKDFPLVVDPVCVAQSGARLLMPEAVEAILTRMLPLADLLTPNRLEAELLAGLPIGGKADADEVIRRLLARGAKAVLLKGGHFEIGQTSDSLVTDRLVLADGREWVLSRPFVATRNTHGTGCTLSAAIAGHLALGKALPEAVEAARDYLHLALETAWDLGDGDGPVNHLAPYERCLPPSAQKAS
- a CDS encoding lysylphosphatidylglycerol synthase transmembrane domain-containing protein, producing MLVKKAASLIVRLALVGGCLVYAFWGLNFSEIWDAIVRFDDVALFWTVLFSFVGYGVMAFRLNFLSGFCAGNWVCFKAFLMSMAVNNIVPAKLGELAKAFYLRRECRFSLSRSITMVFWERFFDLNAILAMGLVVAFHFNLKMAFVPLAAAVGGIWVGLWVVRQYPDFVGRIIEKMPSNRLAEFLAELKLQVLHGVTPSFMTVLGLYTLVCWVLYAGSTFLVLLWVADLPLTVGQAAAVFVISSLGMAMPSSPGALGVFEAAVVFSLGLFGVDRAQGLATGLVLHMVQYIPVTVAGLLVLAKSGLKLSKIRESDEALDAVPEAGK
- the recD2 gene encoding SF1B family DNA helicase RecD2, which encodes MAVELTVEIETVTFFNEENGYLIARVGSKAEPGPFSIVGRMQKVTPGELLRVTGEFATHPKYGRQFQVTTAVREMPATLNGIRRYLASGQIKGVGGILASRLVDAFGEKVLDILDKEPDKLLSVEGVGKKKLAEIKASWDAQNEIRSLMLFLQTHEIATTHAAKIQRLYGNAAEARIRANPYELAYEIRGIAFKTADAMALRLGFAPDSPERVQAALAYVLFSMGEQGHLFAPKDVLFEKTAALVGDVASERLEEGLGGLEELKRVKVEPLPEQGIEAAVYLRHFYALETEIARRIHDLAGHPGAQLRGKVEKLLPALESEARIQLSPEQRQAVIDACDNKVFVITGGPGTGKTTITRMVVAALDKLSLKVKLAAPTGRAAKRLSEATGHPAATLHRLLQSTPDGSFAVCEDNKLKADALLVDEVSMLDARLCGHMLRALPFTSRLILVGDADQLPSVGAGNVLEDVLGSQSVGSARLTHIFRQARESMIVVNAHRVNNGQFPQAAEKKPPEADFFWVEQDDPAAVRDLIATLVAERIPQVYGLDPMRDVQVLSPMHKGEAGTQALNEALRARLNPSGPTVIRGNAMFRLGDRVLQTKNNYEKDVFNGDLGHVTAADPEEGSLVVTFDGRDVPYDRTELDELAPAYAVSIHKSQGSEYPAVVAPFLTQHYVMLRRNLIYTALTRARKLAVLVGSRRALTLGLKNAGGERRYTHLNYRLRELFNV
- the recR gene encoding recombination mediator RecR, producing MASQTTLPVPLAELVDQLAKLPGLGPKSALKVAMTLLEWPRPRADGLGEAILRLRERLCLCVHCASLSETPVCPVCADPTRNGEQLCLVAQWDAIMQMEETGLYAGRYLVLGGLLDPLEGVSPGQLRLDVLRAKLAEGAVTECILALGATLAAETTASHIKNLLEREFPAVRLTRLAQGIPLGAEVKYVDKETLSQSLRYRQDL
- a CDS encoding YbaB/EbfC family nucleoid-associated protein, with product MKGMNELVRQAQVMQKKMAKLQEDLQERTVEGTAGGGMVVAVVSGSNELKSLTIDKTAVDPNDVEMLQDLVLSAVNDGIKKAKAMMEAEMGQITGGIKVPGLF
- the dnaX gene encoding DNA polymerase III subunit gamma/tau yields the protein MSTISLTAKYRPQRFADVAGQDAVKRILSRAAAEDRIAPAYLFSGTRGVGKTTLARVLAKALNCETAPTGEPCNVCSQCRQITAGVSPDVIEIDAATHGKVDDARRLKEDVGYAPLNSRYKVFIIDEAHMLTTAAFNALLKTLEEPPGRVTFILATTEPHKFPATIISRCQHYLFKRLAQSELEAHLSSVLTREAVPYEAKAVSLIARRGAGSVRDSMSLLAQVLALGGAELTEADARGVLGLAGQEVFFGLIEAIRAEDGPVVVELLRQVLDKGLDIGFFLRELASMWRNLFLLRQAGERALPVVDLPAEEAGEWLVWSGRIEAAHIHACWQMTLEGQRRVQTSLEPALALELLLLNMAYLPRLLPLQNLASCAAPAASGPGGSGGSGVPSGRPGGQGGGSAPRQPQGPRSGGYRPQPLADQVTPYGQPEIGSGRDQGGYGRPAAGPGDAPPTQSAAPRGYPPQAAPPTSRPEAPTAYAASGPANGSAPSAQAPTAVPAAAGYSPSGAVQAPSFAAPGQAPGPTDHGAAPRPPQAAPAGPRTWDGFLRQAGRGSDMVALKHAQGAFSPDPAPGELVISCANAFHRGRLAHPDKLRQLTEAAEAYFGPGVTVRLTEGEAASDRMSPHDLRDYVDNHPEVRQAVTAFDAEIIERKPR
- a CDS encoding branched-chain amino acid transaminase, whose translation is MGVRTDFIWMDGAMVPWDQANVHVLTHTLHYGVGVFEGIRAYECTDGSSAVFRLNEHIERLLGSAKVMGMKVPFSHEQLAEACVETLRANKMTAGYIRPLIFIGSGEAMGVNPGPNPVRVAIAVWPWGAYLGAEALERGIRICTSSYTRHHVNVMMTKAKVAGNYVNSVLAKTEALADGYDEALLLDPTGYVAEGSGENVFIVKKGVIKTPPLTSILAGITRDSLITLAKELGYEVVEQLFTRDEVYMADEAFFSGTAAELTPIRELDRRVIGEGHAGPVAKALQAAFFKVVKGETPAYANWLRRYSL